From one Nilaparvata lugens isolate BPH chromosome 2, ASM1435652v1, whole genome shotgun sequence genomic stretch:
- the LOC111063010 gene encoding inner centromere protein-like isoform X8 — protein MLNSSDLDKFILERNQKISEARKEINYKQQRLKLEYSPIGADEKENSNVSNRTSFQVKKKEAGCNEKQTSTPLQSNRQMPVLPPVEILHDTNASSVVETPKSFRRRKPPKELVLVNCRELEKQRLASAMAATAGTAVLGCQVSPQLTHRTRLAVSNSMPVVSPRQLEIDRLAKLFEGSEESCLRNSRIVVDEYPKTPDTNERIPSILKTPDHLSDQSTTHQARLKVRNPRVEPQISYCSHDMVCLKDSATQTDDEPPNPGLLEPDDYRVMRGGLSLPTSPEYSDRSRSPMKSPRVGKPTSEMYIRQYQYREELKKQIEERQKLEAERKERERLEEEAIERRVREQQEKLRRQYEIEEQERLDYIMRRHIQDDVLRQRLADIQQHDTREKPAGGKERMRPVTVTHCSKEDSNQVRAAEPGDPVCQLIESAENMLKAPLLADPACSAPLPPPLPPSPRLETHSVAGRRQADASPCRRQPVLKAVSPCVSVKPRSNNAQILDNKWQVPAVERSYIQPRSVLGNHADQVHSSPDNVLTQLSSFRRQLQMEHFRLNERMQQQSKRRSP, from the exons GAATATTCACCAATCGGAGCGGACGAGAAAGAAAACTCAAATGTCTCCAATCGAACGTCTTTTCAAGTGAAGAAAAAGGAGGCGGGCTGCAATGAAAAGCAAACCTCAACACCATTGCAGAGCAATAGACAAATGCCAGTGCTGCCACCTGTTGAAATCCTGCATGATACAAACGCTTCCTCAGTGGTTGAAACTCCAAAAAGTTTCCGTCGTCGGAAACCACCGAAAGAGTTGGTGTTAGTCAACTGTAGAGAGTTGGAGAAGCAGCGACTGGCGTCTGCTATGGCTGCTACAGCCGGCACAGCAGTGCTTGGCTGCCAAGTGTCACCTCAACTCACGCACCGCACAAGGCTTGCTGTGTCCAACAGTATGCCAGTCGTCTCTCCCCGCCAATTGGAAATTGATCGACTGGCAAAACTGTTTGAAGGCTCTGAGGAGTCCTGTTTGAGGAACAGCAGGATTGTTGTCGATGAGTACCCCAAAACACCTGATACAAATGAGAGGATCCCTTCTATTCTGAAGACACCCGATCATCTCTCAGACCAATCTACGACACATCAG GCTCGTCTCAAAGTGCGTAATCCAAGAGTAGAGCCTCAGATATCATACTGCTCACATGATATGGTGTGTTTGAAGGACAGTGCAACTCAAACTGATGACGAACCACCAAATCCTGGTTTGCTG gAGCCGGATGACTACAGAGTCATGAGAGGTGGTCTAAGTCTGCCAACTTCTCCTGAATACTCAGATAGGAGCAGAAGCCCAATGAAAAGTCCAAGAG TGGGAAAGCCAACTTCTGAAATGTACATACGTCAGTACCAATACAGAGAAGAGTTGAAGAAGCAGATTGAAGAAAGACAAAAATTGGAAGCTGAAAGGAAGGAAAGAGAAAGACTTGAAGAAGAAGCTATAGAAAGGAGAGTAAGAGAACAACAGGAAAAACTGAGAAGACAGTATGAGATTGAAGAACAAGAAAGACTGGACTACATAATGCGG AGGCATATCCAAGATGACGTTCTGCGTCAGAGACTGGCTGATATACAACAGCACGACACGAGGGAGAAGCCAGCAGGGGGCAAAGAACGTATGCGCCCGGTGACTGTCACTCACTGCTCCAAGGAGGACAGCAACCAAGTGCGTGCTGCTGAACCAGGTGACCCGGtctgtcagctgattgaatcaGCTGAGAATATGTTGAAAGCACCGCTGCTAGCCGACCCCGCTTGTAGTGCGCCTCTTCCTCCACCCCTCCCACCATCTCCCCGGCTTGAGACGCATTCCGTAGCGGGTAGAAGGCAGGCCGACGCTTCACCCTGTAGACGCCAGCCCGTGCTGAAGGCAGTCTCGCCATGTGTCAGTGTCAAGCCTCGCTCCAACAACGCTCAAATACTGGACAACAAATGGCAG gTACCAGCGGTTGAAAGAAGCTACATTCAACCCAGATCTGTACTCGGAAATCATGCAGATCAAGTGCATTCCTCGCCAGATAATGTCCTAACTCAGTTGAGTTCGTTTCGCCGTCAGTTACAGATGGAGCATTTCAGACTAAACGAAAGAATGCAACAACAATCTAAACGTAGATCACCTTAA
- the LOC111063010 gene encoding uncharacterized protein LOC111063010 isoform X7, with protein MLNSSDLDKFILERNQKISEARKEINYKQQRLKLEYSPIGADEKENSNVSNRTSFQVKKKEAGCNEKQTSTPLQSNRQMPVLPPVEILHDTNASSVVETPKSFRRRKPPKELVLVNCRELEKQRLASAMAATAGTAVLGCQVSPQLTHRTRLAVSNSMPVVSPRQLEIDRLAKLFEGSEESCLRNSRIVVDEYPKTPDTNERIPSILKTPDHLSDQSTTHQARLKVRNPRVEPQISYCSHDMVCLKDSATQTDDEPPNPGLLEPDDYRVMRGGLSLPTSPEYSDRSRSPMKSPRGRGNLDLHKSAYCFSGISPSTPVFDNPAAGEVGKPTSEMYIRQYQYREELKKQIEERQKLEAERKERERLEEEAIERRVREQQEKLRRQYEIEEQERLDYIMRRHIQDDVLRQRLADIQQHDTREKPAGGKERMRPVTVTHCSKEDSNQVRAAEPGDPVCQLIESAENMLKAPLLADPACSAPLPPPLPPSPRLETHSVAGRRQADASPCRRQPVLKAVSPCVSVKPRSNNAQILDNKWQVPAVERSYIQPRSVLGNHADQVHSSPDNVLTQLSSFRRQLQMEHFRLNERMQQQSKRRSP; from the exons GAATATTCACCAATCGGAGCGGACGAGAAAGAAAACTCAAATGTCTCCAATCGAACGTCTTTTCAAGTGAAGAAAAAGGAGGCGGGCTGCAATGAAAAGCAAACCTCAACACCATTGCAGAGCAATAGACAAATGCCAGTGCTGCCACCTGTTGAAATCCTGCATGATACAAACGCTTCCTCAGTGGTTGAAACTCCAAAAAGTTTCCGTCGTCGGAAACCACCGAAAGAGTTGGTGTTAGTCAACTGTAGAGAGTTGGAGAAGCAGCGACTGGCGTCTGCTATGGCTGCTACAGCCGGCACAGCAGTGCTTGGCTGCCAAGTGTCACCTCAACTCACGCACCGCACAAGGCTTGCTGTGTCCAACAGTATGCCAGTCGTCTCTCCCCGCCAATTGGAAATTGATCGACTGGCAAAACTGTTTGAAGGCTCTGAGGAGTCCTGTTTGAGGAACAGCAGGATTGTTGTCGATGAGTACCCCAAAACACCTGATACAAATGAGAGGATCCCTTCTATTCTGAAGACACCCGATCATCTCTCAGACCAATCTACGACACATCAG GCTCGTCTCAAAGTGCGTAATCCAAGAGTAGAGCCTCAGATATCATACTGCTCACATGATATGGTGTGTTTGAAGGACAGTGCAACTCAAACTGATGACGAACCACCAAATCCTGGTTTGCTG gAGCCGGATGACTACAGAGTCATGAGAGGTGGTCTAAGTCTGCCAACTTCTCCTGAATACTCAGATAGGAGCAGAAGCCCAATGAAAAGTCCAAGAG gAAGAGGAAACCTGGACTTACACAAAAGTGCCTATTGTTTTTCTGGCATTTCTCCTtcaacccctgtttttgacaacccAGCTGCTGGAGAAG TGGGAAAGCCAACTTCTGAAATGTACATACGTCAGTACCAATACAGAGAAGAGTTGAAGAAGCAGATTGAAGAAAGACAAAAATTGGAAGCTGAAAGGAAGGAAAGAGAAAGACTTGAAGAAGAAGCTATAGAAAGGAGAGTAAGAGAACAACAGGAAAAACTGAGAAGACAGTATGAGATTGAAGAACAAGAAAGACTGGACTACATAATGCGG AGGCATATCCAAGATGACGTTCTGCGTCAGAGACTGGCTGATATACAACAGCACGACACGAGGGAGAAGCCAGCAGGGGGCAAAGAACGTATGCGCCCGGTGACTGTCACTCACTGCTCCAAGGAGGACAGCAACCAAGTGCGTGCTGCTGAACCAGGTGACCCGGtctgtcagctgattgaatcaGCTGAGAATATGTTGAAAGCACCGCTGCTAGCCGACCCCGCTTGTAGTGCGCCTCTTCCTCCACCCCTCCCACCATCTCCCCGGCTTGAGACGCATTCCGTAGCGGGTAGAAGGCAGGCCGACGCTTCACCCTGTAGACGCCAGCCCGTGCTGAAGGCAGTCTCGCCATGTGTCAGTGTCAAGCCTCGCTCCAACAACGCTCAAATACTGGACAACAAATGGCAG gTACCAGCGGTTGAAAGAAGCTACATTCAACCCAGATCTGTACTCGGAAATCATGCAGATCAAGTGCATTCCTCGCCAGATAATGTCCTAACTCAGTTGAGTTCGTTTCGCCGTCAGTTACAGATGGAGCATTTCAGACTAAACGAAAGAATGCAACAACAATCTAAACGTAGATCACCTTAA
- the LOC111063010 gene encoding uncharacterized protein LOC111063010 isoform X1 encodes MSAVCGGCEKPLTADEKTLKCSGYCDHLYHLECASVSPADFEKITAEKKSAWQCTKCVNQKCSVCTKLIGQTESKIRCSGLCNRNFHVHCSGYKKLLGAADEKWQCVSCFDGPKCRVCDKPFKRRDKKILCTGVCQRFYHLSCLDIPVEAFEEQWSGKEDSWVCFPCQENTNKSVSIDSGKLDEKEKLKRDNKMLRSELKSINEVLVSLSTELVEQRRLVKEAESEVLNLSEAILVKQEEIVELHEALKSVGIKMNDRMKKASNNQIPLLKNNLNSQSNEKDGLFQEKKIHFNESNTNSVLTQTPKRYRQNYRGMKNTHRSDVSNELCLKMPSDTVVLHVESTSDSHARLKVRNPRVEPQISYCSHDMVCLKDSATQTDDEPPNPGLLEPDDYRVMRGGLSLPTSPEYSDRSRSPMKSPRGRGNLDLHKSAYCFSGISPSTPVFDNPAAGEVGKPTSEMYIRQYQYREELKKQIEERQKLEAERKERERLEEEAIERRVREQQEKLRRQYEIEEQERLDYIMRRHIQDDVLRQRLADIQQHDTREKPAGGKERMRPVTVTHCSKEDSNQVRAAEPGDPVCQLIESAENMLKAPLLADPACSAPLPPPLPPSPRLETHSVAGRRQADASPCRRQPVLKAVSPCVSVKPRSNNAQILDNKWQVPAVERSYIQPRSVLGNHADQVHSSPDNVLTQLSSFRRQLQMEHFRLNERMQQQSKRRSP; translated from the exons ATGAGTGCGGTTTGTGGCGGTTGTGAAAAACCGTTGACCGCGGACGAAAAAACCTTGAAATGCAGTGGATACTGTGATCATTTGTATCATTTGGAATGTGCTTCTGTTTCCCCTGccgattttgaaaaaatcactgCTGAAAAGAAATCCGCTTGGCAGTGCACAAAGTGTGTCAACCAGAAATGCTCGGTTTGCACAAAACTGATCGGACAGACCGAATCTAAGATTCGTTGCAGTGGATTGTGCAACCGCAATTTCCATGTGCATTGTTCTGGCTACAAGAAACTGCTGGGGGCAGCCGATGAGAAGTGGCAGTGCGTCAGTTGCTTTGACGGCCCCAAGTGTAGGGTGTGTGACAAACCTTTCAAAAGGAGGGACAAGAAAATTCTATGCACCGGTGTTTGTCAGCGTTTCTACCATTTGAGTTGCTTGGATATTCCGGTGGAAGCTTTCGAGGAACAATGGAGTGGAAAAGAGGATTCGTGGGTTTGCTTCCCATGTCAAGAGAATACAAACAAATCCGTTTCCATTGATAGTGGGAAATTGGACGAGAAAGAGAAACTGAAGCGTGATAATAAAATGTTGAGGAGTGagctgaaatccatcaatgaGGTACTAGTTAGCCTGAGTACTGAACTTGTTGAGCAACGTCGTTTGGTGAAAGAAGCCGAATCTGAAGTGCTCAACCTCAGTGAGGCAATACTTGTCAAACAAGAAGAGATAGTCGAGTTGCACGAAGCTCTGAAGAGTGTTGGAATAAAGATGAATGATCGTATGAAGAAAGCATCCAACAATCAGATTCCTTTGCTGAAAAACAATCTAAACTCTCAATCGAACGAAAAAGATGGtttatttcaagagaaaaagATTCATTTCAATGAGAGTAACACAAACTCAGTTCTGACGCAGACACCAAAGAGGTATCGTCAGAATTATAGAGGAATGAAAAATACTCATCGCTCGGATGTGTCCAATGAACTATGTCTGAAAATGCCTTCTGATACTGTGGTTCTCCATGTGGAGAGCACATCGGATTCGCAT GCTCGTCTCAAAGTGCGTAATCCAAGAGTAGAGCCTCAGATATCATACTGCTCACATGATATGGTGTGTTTGAAGGACAGTGCAACTCAAACTGATGACGAACCACCAAATCCTGGTTTGCTG gAGCCGGATGACTACAGAGTCATGAGAGGTGGTCTAAGTCTGCCAACTTCTCCTGAATACTCAGATAGGAGCAGAAGCCCAATGAAAAGTCCAAGAG gAAGAGGAAACCTGGACTTACACAAAAGTGCCTATTGTTTTTCTGGCATTTCTCCTtcaacccctgtttttgacaacccAGCTGCTGGAGAAG TGGGAAAGCCAACTTCTGAAATGTACATACGTCAGTACCAATACAGAGAAGAGTTGAAGAAGCAGATTGAAGAAAGACAAAAATTGGAAGCTGAAAGGAAGGAAAGAGAAAGACTTGAAGAAGAAGCTATAGAAAGGAGAGTAAGAGAACAACAGGAAAAACTGAGAAGACAGTATGAGATTGAAGAACAAGAAAGACTGGACTACATAATGCGG AGGCATATCCAAGATGACGTTCTGCGTCAGAGACTGGCTGATATACAACAGCACGACACGAGGGAGAAGCCAGCAGGGGGCAAAGAACGTATGCGCCCGGTGACTGTCACTCACTGCTCCAAGGAGGACAGCAACCAAGTGCGTGCTGCTGAACCAGGTGACCCGGtctgtcagctgattgaatcaGCTGAGAATATGTTGAAAGCACCGCTGCTAGCCGACCCCGCTTGTAGTGCGCCTCTTCCTCCACCCCTCCCACCATCTCCCCGGCTTGAGACGCATTCCGTAGCGGGTAGAAGGCAGGCCGACGCTTCACCCTGTAGACGCCAGCCCGTGCTGAAGGCAGTCTCGCCATGTGTCAGTGTCAAGCCTCGCTCCAACAACGCTCAAATACTGGACAACAAATGGCAG gTACCAGCGGTTGAAAGAAGCTACATTCAACCCAGATCTGTACTCGGAAATCATGCAGATCAAGTGCATTCCTCGCCAGATAATGTCCTAACTCAGTTGAGTTCGTTTCGCCGTCAGTTACAGATGGAGCATTTCAGACTAAACGAAAGAATGCAACAACAATCTAAACGTAGATCACCTTAA